A single Bifidobacterium scardovii JCM 12489 = DSM 13734 DNA region contains:
- a CDS encoding dipeptide/oligopeptide/nickel ABC transporter permease/ATP-binding protein yields the protein MLLGKNKVAEAVSRPGISFNRFGKMTVGARLALLFVLLLVAVAIAAPLISPDDPLAITVSYQSPSGSHLFGTDNVGRDVMTRVFYGARYSLVIGLLSILFALVLGSIIGAIAAVARTWISEIIMRIIDVFMSVPGIALAAVFVSILGQSMFGIIAAIGILYVPQIARIVRANIISEYGKDYVRAVIVSGARAPWILCKHVMRNIAAPVMVFTTLCVADAIVFEASLSFINLGIPEPTPTWGNILSSAKEGVIFGYWWQALFPGLMIMITVLCLNILSEGITDAMVAAPTSPIEESDADKEARREEDRLLVDPVAAYAAQHDRLEASLARLREAEMRRTDRFEPRSTDAPVIEVKNLCIRFPRHGNVDVVDHVSFAVRPGETMGLVGESGCGKSITSLAIMGLLDPKAEISGEILFGGRNLVGMSAKEHNALRGHEIAMIYQDALSSLNPSMLIKAQMKQLTSRGGTRSAEELLKLVGLDPQRTLESYPHELSGGQRQRVLIAMALTRDPKLIIADEPTTALDVTVQKQVIDLLNELREKLGFAMVFVSHDLALVAKIAHSITVMYAGQVVEQGSTKEILTDPRHEYTRGLLGAVTSIEAGAGRLHQVPGTVPSPAEFPKGDRFAPRSSHPTVGLNTRPIFEQVPGTHHYYAALPADADVAVAAQEGDAR from the coding sequence ATGCTGCTCGGGAAAAACAAAGTGGCCGAGGCCGTGAGCAGGCCCGGCATATCATTCAATCGCTTCGGCAAGATGACCGTCGGTGCTCGGCTCGCATTGCTGTTCGTCCTGCTGCTGGTCGCTGTGGCCATAGCGGCCCCTCTTATCTCCCCGGACGATCCGCTGGCCATTACGGTGAGCTATCAGTCGCCGAGCGGCAGCCATCTGTTCGGAACCGACAATGTGGGGCGCGACGTGATGACCCGCGTGTTCTATGGCGCGCGATACTCACTGGTCATCGGTCTATTGTCCATTCTGTTCGCACTGGTGTTGGGCTCGATCATCGGCGCGATCGCGGCCGTGGCGCGTACGTGGATCTCCGAGATCATCATGCGGATCATTGACGTGTTCATGTCGGTGCCGGGCATCGCCCTTGCCGCGGTGTTCGTCTCGATTCTCGGCCAGTCGATGTTCGGCATCATCGCCGCCATCGGCATTCTGTACGTGCCGCAGATCGCACGCATCGTGAGGGCGAACATCATCAGCGAGTACGGCAAGGACTACGTGCGCGCGGTTATCGTCTCCGGCGCGCGTGCCCCGTGGATTCTGTGCAAGCACGTGATGCGCAACATCGCCGCTCCGGTCATGGTGTTCACCACGCTGTGCGTGGCCGATGCAATCGTATTCGAGGCATCCCTGTCCTTTATCAATCTGGGTATCCCCGAACCGACGCCGACGTGGGGCAACATCCTATCCTCCGCCAAGGAGGGCGTGATCTTCGGCTACTGGTGGCAGGCGCTGTTCCCGGGCCTGATGATCATGATCACCGTGCTGTGTCTCAACATCCTGTCCGAGGGCATCACCGATGCGATGGTGGCCGCCCCGACCTCCCCGATCGAGGAGAGCGATGCGGATAAGGAGGCGCGGCGCGAGGAGGATCGTCTGCTTGTCGACCCGGTTGCCGCATATGCCGCCCAGCATGACAGACTTGAGGCGTCACTCGCCAGATTGCGGGAGGCCGAAATGCGCCGTACCGACCGATTCGAGCCCAGAAGCACGGACGCCCCGGTCATCGAGGTCAAGAACCTGTGCATCAGATTCCCGCGCCATGGCAACGTCGACGTGGTGGACCACGTGAGTTTCGCGGTGCGCCCGGGCGAGACGATGGGCTTGGTCGGCGAGTCCGGCTGCGGTAAGTCGATTACGTCGCTGGCCATCATGGGCCTGCTGGATCCCAAAGCCGAGATCAGCGGCGAAATCCTCTTCGGAGGCAGGAACCTTGTCGGTATGAGCGCCAAGGAGCATAACGCCCTGCGTGGCCATGAAATCGCCATGATCTACCAAGACGCCCTCTCCTCGCTCAATCCCTCGATGCTGATCAAGGCGCAGATGAAGCAGCTCACCTCCCGCGGAGGCACCCGATCGGCCGAGGAACTGCTCAAACTTGTGGGGTTGGATCCGCAGCGCACGCTGGAATCATATCCGCACGAACTCTCCGGAGGTCAGCGCCAGCGTGTGCTTATCGCCATGGCTCTGACGCGCGACCCGAAGCTGATCATTGCCGATGAACCGACTACCGCGCTTGACGTGACCGTGCAGAAGCAGGTTATCGACCTGCTGAACGAACTGCGCGAAAAGCTCGGCTTCGCCATGGTCTTCGTTTCGCACGACCTTGCCCTTGTGGCCAAGATAGCGCATTCCATCACCGTGATGTACGCCGGGCAGGTGGTTGAGCAGGGATCTACCAAGGAGATCCTTACCGATCCCCGCCACGAATACACCCGTGGTCTGCTTGGGGCGGTCACGTCCATCGAGGCCGGTGCCGGAAGACTCCATCAAGTGCCTGGAACCGTGCCTTCGCCGGCTGAATTCCCGAAGGGCGACCGATTCGCGCCTCGCTCGAGTCATCCGACCGTAGGACTCAACACCCGCCCGATTTTCGAGCAGGTGCCGGGAACGCACCACTATTACGCAGCATTGCCCGCAGACGCCGACGTTGCGGTCGCCGCTCAGGAAGGAGACGCCCGATGA
- a CDS encoding ABC transporter permease, with product MGNLLRLLGRRLISLPFVAFGVVFLVFFLMSFSQYDPAVSALGENATAEQLAAYRHEMGFDRSWGEQFLSYLGGLFRGDLGVYGVNKDSVSSRIGDAFPITLQLTFIALVIAVVFSVIFGVLAALYRDTWVDQAIRVISIIAIATPSFWLGVLLIYLLQIKLSLLPGAGELVPFGVDPGEYLARMAMPAFSLGLPVAGQMTRIIRTSMVEELDKDYVRTAIGAGVPKRVVIARNVFRNALITPVTVLGMKIGYLMGGAIITEIIFALPGMGTALFEGINGNEPILVQGVVLVVALAFVIINIIVDMLYVLINPRIRTV from the coding sequence GTGGGTAATTTACTGCGTTTGTTGGGAAGACGACTGATATCTCTGCCATTCGTGGCATTCGGCGTCGTCTTCCTGGTTTTCTTCCTGATGTCGTTCTCTCAGTATGATCCAGCGGTTTCGGCGCTCGGTGAAAACGCCACCGCCGAACAGCTTGCGGCCTATCGGCACGAGATGGGCTTTGATCGGTCTTGGGGCGAGCAATTCCTGTCGTATCTGGGTGGTTTGTTCCGAGGCGACCTCGGGGTCTATGGCGTGAACAAGGACTCGGTGTCCTCCCGCATAGGCGACGCGTTTCCGATCACCTTGCAGCTGACGTTCATCGCATTGGTCATTGCTGTGGTGTTTTCCGTGATCTTCGGCGTGCTCGCGGCGCTGTATCGCGATACATGGGTTGACCAGGCGATCCGCGTGATCTCCATCATCGCCATTGCGACGCCGTCCTTCTGGCTGGGCGTGCTGCTCATCTACCTGCTGCAGATCAAGTTGTCCCTGCTGCCTGGCGCCGGCGAGCTGGTTCCGTTCGGCGTTGATCCCGGAGAGTATCTGGCCCGTATGGCAATGCCGGCGTTTTCCCTGGGACTTCCCGTAGCCGGCCAGATGACGCGCATTATCCGCACCTCGATGGTCGAAGAGCTCGACAAGGACTATGTGCGCACGGCGATCGGCGCCGGTGTGCCTAAGCGCGTGGTGATCGCCCGGAACGTGTTCCGCAACGCGCTGATCACTCCGGTCACCGTGCTCGGTATGAAAATTGGCTACCTGATGGGCGGCGCGATCATCACCGAGATCATCTTCGCGTTGCCGGGCATGGGCACGGCGCTATTCGAAGGCATCAACGGCAACGAGCCGATTTTGGTGCAGGGCGTGGTGCTTGTTGTGGCACTGGCGTTCGTGATCATCAACATCATCGTTGACATGCTGTACGTGCTTATCAATCCGAGAATCAGGACGGTGTGA
- a CDS encoding ABC transporter substrate-binding protein — MHSCNTRMAKVAAVVLAGALALSGCGGGSTNTAKSGPAVSDTITAQVAYSSRDFNPLSTSMALPMSGNWHVTEALYTLQMSDYTLVSGLAAGDPETVSDTEYVITLRDGAKFSDGNAVTANDVKASFERVMAPGGVYAPMLDFIDSITVRSDNKVDFKLKYAFTLFKNRMALVHIVPASQTDEDLKKMPIGSGPWKYTEITDQQVKFDKNEYYNGEFPAQASHMVWNVNVDDTARVTAMQAGKSDVMENVPAKAFGTLKAAGSDIQTVGGFNQAFIMFNTRKKPFDDKRVRQAVFYAIDAESMIKNQLAGEANMVTSFVPESFKTYHQASNVYTYNPETAKKLLAEAGVTGPVKFTLYTTDHTWITQLAPQIKNNLDAIGFKVDIQSMKSSALFPTITDKDDADFSMVLAPGDPTVFGNDPDVLLNWWFGDTVWTRQRTFWNGSDGYGKLHELMDKAARSTGDEQQGYWNECFDLVSDELPMYPLFFRKMSTAVKKNAFGSYTPIGTTGLYFLNASLNG, encoded by the coding sequence ATGCATTCTTGTAATACCCGCATGGCCAAAGTCGCCGCTGTGGTGCTGGCCGGCGCGCTCGCCCTGAGCGGGTGCGGGGGAGGTTCGACGAACACTGCGAAGTCCGGCCCGGCCGTCTCGGATACAATCACCGCACAGGTCGCTTACAGCAGCCGCGATTTTAATCCGCTGTCCACCTCCATGGCTCTGCCCATGTCCGGGAACTGGCATGTGACCGAAGCCCTGTACACCCTGCAGATGTCGGACTACACACTGGTTTCCGGCTTGGCCGCGGGTGATCCGGAAACGGTTTCCGATACCGAATATGTCATCACGCTCCGCGACGGTGCAAAATTCTCCGATGGAAACGCTGTGACCGCCAACGACGTGAAGGCGTCGTTCGAGCGCGTCATGGCTCCCGGCGGCGTCTATGCCCCCATGCTGGATTTCATCGACTCGATCACCGTGCGGAGCGACAATAAGGTCGATTTCAAGCTGAAATACGCCTTCACGTTGTTCAAGAACCGTATGGCGTTGGTGCATATCGTTCCGGCCAGCCAGACTGATGAGGACCTCAAGAAGATGCCGATCGGCTCCGGCCCGTGGAAGTACACTGAGATCACCGATCAGCAGGTCAAGTTCGACAAGAACGAGTATTACAACGGTGAGTTCCCGGCACAGGCCTCCCATATGGTGTGGAACGTGAATGTCGATGACACGGCCCGCGTCACCGCGATGCAGGCCGGCAAAAGCGACGTCATGGAAAATGTTCCCGCCAAGGCGTTTGGCACCCTGAAGGCGGCCGGCTCCGACATTCAGACGGTGGGCGGCTTCAATCAGGCCTTCATCATGTTCAATACCAGGAAGAAGCCGTTTGATGACAAGCGCGTTCGCCAAGCCGTATTCTATGCTATCGACGCCGAGAGCATGATCAAGAACCAGCTGGCAGGCGAGGCCAACATGGTTACGAGTTTTGTGCCCGAAAGCTTCAAAACATATCACCAGGCGTCGAACGTGTATACCTACAATCCGGAGACGGCCAAGAAACTGCTTGCGGAAGCCGGCGTCACCGGCCCCGTGAAGTTTACGCTGTATACCACCGACCATACGTGGATTACGCAGCTGGCCCCGCAAATCAAGAACAACCTTGACGCGATCGGGTTCAAGGTGGATATCCAATCCATGAAGTCCTCCGCACTGTTCCCGACCATTACCGATAAGGACGATGCCGACTTCTCCATGGTGCTGGCGCCGGGCGATCCGACCGTATTCGGCAACGATCCCGACGTATTGCTGAACTGGTGGTTCGGCGACACCGTGTGGACCAGACAGCGCACGTTCTGGAACGGCTCGGACGGCTATGGCAAGCTCCATGAACTTATGGACAAAGCGGCCCGATCCACCGGTGATGAGCAGCAGGGCTATTGGAACGAGTGCTTCGATCTGGTCTCCGACGAATTGCCCATGTACCCGCTGTTCTTCCGCAAGATGTCCACTGCCGTCAAGAAGAATGCGTTCGGCTCCTATACCCCGATCGGTACCACGGGCCTGTATTTCCTGAACGCCTCATTGAACGGTTGA
- a CDS encoding N-acetylmannosamine-6-phosphate 2-epimerase, with the protein MHRVIEKIKGGLVVSCQAYPGEPLRHPETMAQMAMAAVEGGAVGIRCQGLADIAAIKGRVKVPVIGIWKEGDEGVYITPTLRHARCCVASGADIVALDATGRPRPDGLSYADTIRALHDEGVITMADCGSFSDAKRAVEAGTDIISTTLSGYTGDREKTDGPDFELLVQMVKAFPDVPVLCEGRIHTPDQLHRVMECGAWAAVVGTAITHPTTITRWFAASL; encoded by the coding sequence ATGCATCGGGTAATCGAGAAAATCAAAGGCGGACTCGTTGTGAGCTGTCAGGCGTATCCGGGTGAGCCGCTGCGCCATCCCGAGACGATGGCCCAAATGGCCATGGCCGCCGTGGAAGGTGGCGCGGTGGGCATCCGTTGTCAGGGACTGGCCGATATCGCCGCTATCAAGGGGCGGGTGAAAGTGCCGGTGATTGGTATCTGGAAGGAGGGGGATGAGGGAGTCTACATCACTCCGACACTGCGCCATGCGCGTTGCTGCGTGGCTTCAGGCGCCGATATCGTGGCGCTTGACGCCACCGGCAGGCCTCGTCCTGACGGGCTGAGCTATGCCGATACCATCCGCGCGCTGCATGACGAGGGCGTCATCACGATGGCGGACTGCGGCAGTTTCTCCGATGCCAAACGTGCCGTCGAGGCAGGTACCGACATCATCTCCACCACGTTATCCGGCTATACCGGTGATCGTGAGAAAACCGACGGCCCGGATTTCGAACTGCTCGTCCAGATGGTTAAGGCGTTTCCGGACGTGCCGGTGCTGTGTGAGGGGCGTATTCATACGCCCGATCAGCTGCACCGTGTGATGGAGTGTGGTGCGTGGGCCGCGGTGGTTGGTACCGCGATCACGCATCCGACGACGATCACGCGCTGGTTCGCCGCGAGTCTGTGA
- a CDS encoding ROK family protein, whose protein sequence is MSSEGMTYLAFDVGGTKIASGFVTLPGGESVSAGGGWTPRVEARCEIPTEASRGGDDIRKRLTAFASRQIIRAHDEGVHIRGIGIAAAGVPDSVTGVIVSATDILPGWRGQRIYDAFAEVTSLPVYMVGDVGAHGLGEAGYGAGRGHGIVLSIGVGTGIGGAIVVDGALFSGARGVAGHAGHVPSALGRGFVCSCGTRDGHIEPVASGTGLRDLYNSRCGSTAEPVRDGAQVAARAAAGEPLAVRTIEDSARALGECVGGMGNLIDPDVIVVSGSVAKAGPLWWNALRAGFEDSALQLVRSTLLVKGELGGSAPLIGAAAAARRHMEQWRE, encoded by the coding sequence ATGTCCTCTGAGGGAATGACGTATCTGGCCTTCGACGTCGGGGGAACGAAAATCGCCTCGGGATTCGTGACGCTGCCCGGCGGCGAATCTGTGAGTGCTGGCGGCGGATGGACTCCTCGTGTTGAGGCGCGGTGTGAGATTCCCACGGAGGCGTCCCGCGGCGGCGATGACATCCGTAAACGGCTGACGGCTTTCGCGTCACGCCAAATCATACGTGCCCATGACGAAGGCGTGCATATCCGTGGCATAGGCATCGCGGCGGCCGGTGTGCCTGACAGTGTGACCGGCGTGATTGTATCCGCCACCGACATTCTGCCGGGTTGGCGCGGGCAGCGCATCTATGATGCTTTCGCCGAAGTCACCAGTCTTCCGGTGTACATGGTTGGTGATGTCGGGGCGCATGGGCTTGGCGAAGCGGGCTATGGTGCTGGGCGCGGTCATGGCATTGTGCTGTCTATCGGTGTGGGGACGGGCATTGGTGGTGCGATCGTCGTGGATGGGGCGCTGTTTTCCGGAGCGCGCGGCGTGGCCGGGCATGCCGGTCATGTTCCGAGTGCTTTGGGACGCGGATTCGTGTGTTCGTGCGGTACCCGCGACGGACATATCGAGCCGGTCGCATCGGGCACGGGACTGAGGGATCTGTATAACAGCCGATGCGGATCCACGGCGGAACCGGTGCGAGATGGTGCCCAAGTGGCGGCGCGCGCGGCGGCGGGGGAGCCTCTGGCCGTGCGGACGATCGAGGACAGTGCCCGTGCGTTGGGCGAGTGCGTGGGCGGAATGGGCAATCTCATCGATCCGGACGTCATCGTCGTGTCGGGATCGGTGGCCAAGGCCGGGCCGTTGTGGTGGAATGCGTTACGTGCCGGGTTCGAGGATTCCGCATTGCAGCTGGTCCGGTCCACGCTTCTGGTGAAAGGCGAGTTGGGCGGATCCGCTCCGCTGATCGGCGCCGCGGCTGCCGCGCGGCGTCACATGGAGCAATGGCGCGAATAG
- a CDS encoding DUF4862 family protein has protein sequence MPPFVVGAYASLPQGRETQDNYYDLLGSQPWIDGIEIPFPGDLAESSDRVRMIGRLPKHWRNNTVTAIPGTIRHVWADPNFGLASPDGHGRRAALAFFEQLRDSLDDFVQRRGSQDVRFVEIHTAPTRIASRAAMAASLRDLSRLDWSGAKLVIEHCDKYIDGQQPEKGFLPIEDEIAICREAGIGLTVNWGRSVVEGRRAQAAVDHIAAAAEAGVLAGLMFSGAGPMETQYGYGWIDGHLPMNPDEPTSLMDAAAIESAMKAARVQDKPLAYLGAKVCVPEGASLQERVDYLAHIHDAARAERIGA, from the coding sequence ATGCCGCCATTCGTCGTCGGCGCATATGCGTCATTGCCGCAGGGGCGAGAAACTCAAGACAACTATTACGATCTGCTGGGGTCTCAGCCGTGGATTGACGGCATTGAGATCCCCTTTCCGGGAGATCTCGCCGAGAGCTCTGACCGGGTGCGAATGATCGGTCGCCTGCCAAAGCATTGGAGGAATAATACGGTCACCGCTATCCCGGGTACCATACGACACGTGTGGGCGGACCCGAATTTTGGATTGGCCAGCCCTGATGGACATGGCCGACGGGCCGCGCTGGCGTTTTTCGAGCAGCTGCGCGACTCCCTTGACGACTTCGTGCAGAGGCGGGGCAGCCAGGATGTCAGGTTCGTCGAGATACACACCGCCCCCACCCGCATCGCCAGTCGCGCGGCGATGGCCGCATCATTGCGGGATCTCTCGCGGTTGGACTGGTCCGGCGCCAAATTGGTCATCGAGCATTGCGATAAATATATTGACGGTCAACAGCCGGAAAAGGGCTTCCTGCCGATTGAGGATGAGATCGCGATATGCCGTGAAGCGGGCATTGGGCTAACGGTGAACTGGGGACGTTCCGTGGTCGAGGGGCGCAGGGCCCAGGCTGCCGTTGATCATATTGCTGCCGCAGCCGAGGCGGGGGTGCTCGCCGGACTGATGTTCTCCGGAGCCGGCCCCATGGAAACCCAGTACGGCTACGGTTGGATCGATGGCCATTTGCCGATGAACCCGGACGAGCCCACGTCGCTGATGGATGCCGCGGCGATCGAGAGCGCCATGAAGGCCGCGCGGGTGCAGGACAAGCCGCTTGCATATCTGGGAGCCAAGGTGTGCGTGCCTGAAGGCGCGTCGCTGCAGGAGAGGGTCGATTATCTGGCTCATATCCATGATGCTGCCCGTGCCGAAAGGATCGGCGCGTGA
- the asd gene encoding aspartate-semialdehyde dehydrogenase: MSEKLKVGILGATGMVGQRFLTLLENHPWFEVVTLAASAHSAGKTYEEAVGDRWKMETPMPEYAKHMVVVDGDDAEAVAANVDFMFSAVNMPKDQIRAIEERYAKTETPVVSNNSAHRWTPDVPMVVPEINPEHFAVIEHQRKRLGTTRGFIAVKPNCSIQAYTPALAAWKEFEPREVVVSTYQAISGAGKTFKDWPEMMGNIIPFISGEEAKSEKEPLKVFGHVDAEKGEIVPFDGPLRITSQCIRVPVLNGHTATVFLNFGKKATKEELIDRLVNYTSETARLELPHAPKQFIQYLTEDDRPQVKLDVDYEGGMGVSIGRLREDSIFDWKFVGLAHNTLRGAAGGALECAEMLKALGYITKK, encoded by the coding sequence ATGTCCGAAAAGTTGAAAGTCGGCATTCTCGGCGCCACCGGCATGGTCGGCCAGCGTTTCCTGACGCTGCTTGAGAACCACCCGTGGTTCGAGGTCGTCACCCTCGCCGCGTCCGCGCACAGCGCCGGCAAGACCTATGAAGAAGCCGTCGGCGACCGTTGGAAGATGGAAACGCCGATGCCCGAATACGCGAAGCACATGGTGGTCGTCGACGGCGACGACGCCGAAGCGGTCGCGGCCAACGTCGACTTCATGTTCTCCGCGGTGAACATGCCCAAGGATCAGATCCGCGCCATCGAGGAGCGCTACGCGAAGACGGAGACCCCGGTCGTGTCCAACAACAGCGCGCATCGCTGGACCCCGGACGTGCCGATGGTGGTTCCGGAGATCAACCCGGAGCACTTCGCGGTGATCGAGCACCAGCGCAAGCGCCTGGGCACCACGCGCGGCTTCATCGCCGTCAAGCCCAACTGCTCGATCCAGGCGTACACCCCGGCGCTGGCCGCATGGAAGGAATTCGAGCCGCGCGAGGTCGTGGTGAGCACGTATCAGGCGATCTCCGGCGCCGGCAAGACCTTCAAGGACTGGCCCGAGATGATGGGCAACATCATCCCGTTCATCTCCGGCGAGGAAGCCAAGTCCGAAAAGGAGCCGCTCAAGGTCTTCGGTCACGTGGACGCGGAGAAAGGCGAGATCGTACCCTTCGACGGTCCGCTCCGGATCACCTCGCAGTGCATCCGCGTGCCCGTGCTCAACGGCCACACCGCTACCGTGTTCCTCAACTTCGGCAAGAAGGCGACCAAGGAGGAACTGATCGACCGTCTGGTCAACTACACGTCCGAGACCGCACGCCTCGAGCTGCCGCACGCGCCGAAGCAGTTCATCCAGTACCTGACCGAGGATGACCGCCCGCAGGTCAAGCTTGACGTCGACTACGAGGGCGGCATGGGCGTGTCGATCGGCCGACTGCGCGAGGACTCGATCTTCGACTGGAAGTTCGTCGGTCTGGCGCACAACACCCTGCGCGGCGCCGCCGGCGGCGCGCTCGAATGCGCCGAAATGCTCAAGGCGCTGGGCTACATCACCAAGAAGTAG
- a CDS encoding ACT domain-containing protein, with protein sequence MSDNNDNKSMGDLFPDLGPEAPVISGIAHDRSEALATVRGVPNEPGMAAKVFTELASAGVNVDMIVQAGASVGTADISFTVPEATVREVENVLIDKHDELGYRSFDVDTNVGKVAVVGVGMKTHSGLAAKFFTALSKDGINVLMISTSEIRIAALVPLEQLNDAVRALHTAYGLDADQIEAVVYGGTGR encoded by the coding sequence ATGAGCGACAACAACGACAACAAGTCCATGGGCGATCTGTTCCCCGATCTCGGTCCCGAGGCCCCGGTCATCTCCGGCATCGCACACGACCGCTCCGAGGCGCTGGCCACCGTGCGCGGCGTGCCGAACGAGCCGGGCATGGCCGCGAAGGTATTCACCGAGCTGGCGTCCGCCGGCGTGAACGTCGACATGATCGTGCAGGCCGGCGCGTCCGTGGGCACCGCCGACATCTCCTTCACCGTGCCGGAAGCCACGGTCCGCGAGGTCGAGAACGTGCTTATCGACAAGCACGACGAGCTGGGCTACCGTTCGTTCGACGTCGACACCAACGTCGGCAAGGTCGCCGTCGTCGGCGTCGGCATGAAGACCCACTCCGGTCTGGCCGCCAAGTTCTTCACCGCGCTGAGCAAGGACGGCATCAACGTGCTGATGATCTCCACCTCCGAGATCCGCATCGCCGCGCTCGTTCCGCTCGAGCAGCTCAACGACGCCGTGCGCGCGCTGCACACCGCCTACGGCCTCGACGCCGATCAGATCGAAGCCGTCGTGTACGGCGGCACCGGCCGCTGA
- a CDS encoding aspartate kinase — MALIVQKFGGSSVADTDSIKRVAKRVVETKKKGNKVAVVVSAMGDTTDDLIDQAMSIDSNPPEREMDMLMTAGERISMSLLAMAIHAAGDRAHSFTGQQAGFFTDARYGAAHIKAVKPERVKNALSLGDVAIVAGFQGINAKGDATTLGRGGSDTSAVALAVALGADICEIYTDVDGIFTADPRIVPTAKRIPAIGYDAILEMASCGSKVLALRCVEYAQRFNMPLHVRSSFSHRPGTLVVPDGVDPRTLPNLD, encoded by the coding sequence GTGGCGCTCATCGTGCAGAAGTTCGGCGGCTCGTCGGTCGCCGATACCGATTCGATCAAGCGCGTGGCCAAGCGCGTCGTCGAAACGAAGAAAAAGGGCAACAAGGTCGCCGTGGTCGTCTCGGCAATGGGCGACACGACCGATGACCTCATCGATCAGGCGATGAGCATCGATTCCAACCCTCCCGAGCGTGAAATGGACATGCTCATGACCGCGGGCGAGCGCATCTCGATGAGCCTGCTCGCGATGGCGATTCATGCGGCGGGCGACCGCGCCCACTCGTTCACCGGCCAGCAGGCGGGCTTCTTCACCGATGCCCGGTACGGCGCCGCCCATATCAAGGCCGTCAAGCCCGAGCGTGTCAAGAACGCGCTGTCGCTGGGCGATGTGGCGATCGTCGCCGGATTCCAGGGCATCAATGCGAAGGGCGACGCGACCACGCTCGGCCGTGGCGGTTCCGACACCTCCGCGGTGGCGCTGGCGGTGGCGCTCGGCGCCGACATCTGCGAGATCTACACCGACGTGGACGGCATCTTCACCGCCGATCCGCGCATCGTGCCGACCGCGAAGCGCATTCCGGCGATCGGGTACGACGCGATTCTGGAGATGGCCAGCTGCGGTTCCAAGGTGTTGGCGCTGCGCTGCGTCGAGTATGCGCAGCGATTCAACATGCCGTTGCATGTGCGCAGCTCCTTCTCGCATCGTCCCGGCACTCTGGTGGTGCCCGACGGCGTCGATCCGCGCACGCTGCCCAATCTGGACTGA